From the genome of Brienomyrus brachyistius isolate T26 chromosome 8, BBRACH_0.4, whole genome shotgun sequence, one region includes:
- the efcc1 gene encoding EF-hand and coiled-coil domain-containing protein 1 isoform X1 produces MDKTDAYDPYSRPARRTQWIVSTLAFHYGLDRGVENEIIVLATGLDQYLQEIFHHMDSQGDGKIPAEDFKILCQVLGLNKDCDLEECAGILENIPHEFTFRQFHAKLCGYFSTKAGCQYESGRLLVGRESEHIETQIRLRSPLRRRGKALSAGAKGRFSRGSSPTRDRHSSDCKQLGSCTRECYEEIVALEEAEDRIAKLEDENASLRELVEDMRAALQSSDARALALQVGLWKSHIKHSADGGCFISHQKVTVAQKDNGFSLQNFFREIELMRSSRDEQVKEAMFFNQKLEKELQRSQEALLSLEDSNRKLKREQAEMRKKVEDARQAVLSSLGKVKELEAKANHVPLLQRRIQQLESELLYFRSEVSKVKVPISRAGGPDFSGGSGTGRRCCLNTQQDRRSPTGRSEAAPENMEEQLFRSVEGQAASDEEEEKWTGKQQSQVDEVKRILTRLSCCGERCDDKAVRKLLSHFGGSRSEENQSAMVELLEKVTRLNKQLEIKETLARKAEMDMDQMKDSLLLELQQKAEETELLHMELQMLETERVRLSLVEEKLMDVLQLLQKLRDLNVSRRSLGKILLSTLESCSDPQHGKAHILEVLNALYHELAACELLANAPLERTHSHQSLTNALLITC; encoded by the exons ATGGATAAAACAGACGCGTATGATCCGTACAGTCGACCTGCGCGCCGGACACAGTGGATCGTCAGTACCCTGGCTTTTCACTATGGATTAGATCGAGGcgttgaaaatgaaattatagTGCTGGCAACGGGTTTAGACCAGTATCTGCAGGAGATATTTCATCATATGGATAGCCAGGGCGACGGTAAGATCCCCGCCGaagattttaaaatactctGCCAAGTTTTGGGACTGAATAAGGATTGCGACCTGGAGGAGTGCGCTGGGATTTTGGAAAACATACCGCATGAGTTCACCTTCAGGCAGTTCCACGCCAAACTCTGCGGCTATTTCAGTACCAAAGCCGGGTGTCAGTACGAAAGCGGGAGGTTGCTTGTGGGCAGGGAAAGTGAGCATATAGAGACTCAGATCCGTCTGCGGAGCCCGTTGCGGCGCAGGGGGAAGGCGCTGTCGGCCGGCGCAAAGGGCAGATTCAGCAGGGGTTCTTCGCCCACCCGCGATCGGCACTCATCCGACTGCAAGCAACTGGGATCGTGCACCCGGGAGTGCTATGAGGAGATCGTGGCATTGGAGGAGGCCGAGGACAGAATCGCAAAACTGGAGGATGAAAACGCGAGTCTCAGAGAGCTGGTGGAGGACATGAGGGCGGCGCTGCAGAGTAGCGATGCCCGGGCTTTGGCTCTGCAG GTGGGACTTTGGAAGAGCCACATCAAACATTCTGCAGATGGAGGCTGCTTCATCAGCCACCAGAAGGTGACAGTGGCTCAGAAGGACAATGGCTTCAGCCTTCAGAACTTCTTTCGGGAGATTGAGCTGATGCGTAGCTCAAGGGACGAGCAGGTCAAGGAGGCCATGTTCTTCAACCAGAAACTAGAGAAGGAGCTACAGCGATCGCAGGAGGCCTTGCTCTCCCTGGAGGACAGCAACAGAAAGCTGAAACGGGAGCAGGCGGAGATGAGGAAGAAGGTGGAGGATGCCAGGCAGGCAGTGCTGAGCAGCCTTGGCAAAGTCAAGGAGCTGGAGGCCAAGGCCAATCACGTGCCTTTGCTCCAGCGTCGCATCCAGCAACTGGAGTCGGAGCTGCTGTACTTCAG GTCCGAGGTGTCCAAGGTGAAGGTCCCCATCAGCCGGGCAGGGGGACCTGACTTCAGCGGTGGCAGTGGTACAGGTCGGCGCTGCTGCCTGAACACGCAACAGGACCGGCGCTCCCCTACCGGCCGGTCCGAAGCAGCACCTGAAAACA TGGAAGAGCAGCTCTTCCGCTCAGTAGAGGGCCAAGCAGCATCTgacgaagaggaggagaagtggACGGGAAAGCAGCAGTCACAGGTGGATGAGGTGAAGAGGATCTTAACCAGGCTGTCCTGCTGCGGCGAGAG GTGTGACGACAAGGCTGTCAGAAAGCTACTGTCCCATTTTGGGGGCAGCAGGAGCGAGGAGAACCAGAGCGCCATGGTGGAGCTCCTGGAGAAGGTCACTCGGCTTAACAAACAGCTGGAGATAAAGGAGACCCTGGCACGCAAGGCTGAGATGGACATGGACCAG ATGAAGGACTCATTACTTCTGGAGCTCCAGCAGAAGGCTGAGGAGACAGAGCTGCTGCACATGGAGCTGCAGATGCTGGAGACGGAGCGGGTGCGTCTGTCCTTGGTGGAGGAGAAGCTCATGGACGTCCTGCAGCTCTTGCAGAAGCTGCGAGACTTG AATGTATCGAGAAGATCTCTGGGCAAGATCTTGTTAAGCACGTTGGAATCTTGCAGTGACCCACAACATG GGAAGGCACACATACTTGAGGTGCTGAACGCTCTTTATCATGAGCTTGCTGCATGTGAGCTTCTCGCCAATGCACCCCTGGAGCGAACACACAGTCATCAGTCCCTGACCAACGCCCTACTGATCACATGCTGA
- the nuf2 gene encoding kinetochore protein Nuf2, protein MSENTFPIFKIDAIVAYIRSDVLTGQEAKHFTKSDITPIPKPDVIRTLYMRILQLLYRLGPECYYVVPLDENIQFPLLLEMATPIMSLYVRMCQFLPMCFVYDFQTNDLLSPKAKRTIYILSGILNFLKFRNLRIEMTAEYQQTFRADLDKQQAYTKGIKDGEKMTEKLTTIPPEQQAEAKELAAALSDLQNATTHACQEANAINQQVAEWKAEIAERSQKLTQKKVDVTTLKETIGKLKAQIVESPEELKNEMEKMKEKVKAIKNSKENVNARVVEWQIKVQAETQSKAEFQNFNKLLRDLGVGMDKMNSQQEEIQVLEAHCEAMEKEMKNLGNEKGELKWALERKMDKLTKQQIRRQRKREMKDQHVQNFMGECLQVNQKREEIVDQIQDISRETQHIKATIQGLRDVCRLDTDKAQAIYDRLLSSLDHYHKRIESHVVQGNEDIMKMKAHY, encoded by the exons ATGTCGGAAAATACTTTCCCAATTTTTAAAATTGATGCTATCGTGGCGTATATCCGGAGTGATGTTTTGACCGGCCAGGAGGCAAAACACTTTACCAAAAGTGACATAACTCCAATACCAAAG CCAGACGTCATCCGGACACTCTACATGCGGATTTTGCAGCTCTTATATCGCCTCGGACCTGAATGTTATTACGTG GTGCCGTTGGATGAAAATATTCAGTTCCCCTTGTTACTGGAGATGGCTACGCCTATAATGAGCCTTTATGTGCGAAT GTGTCAATTTCTACCAATGTGTTTTGTGTACGACTTTCAGACAAATGATCTGCTCAGTCCAA AAGCAAAACGGACTATTTACATTTTGAGTGGCATCTTAAATTTTCTAAAATTCAGAAACTTGAGGATTGAGATGACAGCGGAGTACCAGCAAACTTTC agAGCAGACCTGGATAAGCAGCAGGCCTACACCAAGGGAATAAAAGATGGTGagaagatgactgagaagctaAC GACGATCCCCCCAGAGCAGCAGGCCGAGGCCAAGGAGCTGGCAGCAGCCCTGTCCGACCTCCAGAACGCCACCACCCACGCCTGCCAGGAAGCG AATGCGATCAACCAACAGGTTGCCGAATGGAAAGCGGAGATCGCAGAGAGGTCACAGAAACTG ACCCAGAAGAAGGTGGATGTGACCACGCTGAAGGAGACCATCGGGAAACTGAAGGCCCAGATCGTGGAGTCACCAGAGGAGCTTAAGAATGAAATGGAGAAAATGAAAGAGAAAGTGAAGGCGATCAAAAACTCaaaa GAAAATGTTAACGCCAGGGTGGTGGAGTGGCAGATCAAGGTGCAGGCAGAGACCCAGAGCAAGGCTGAGTTCCAGAACTTTAACAAACTGCTGCGGGACCTCGGGGTGGGCATGGATAAGATGAACAGCCAGCAGGAAGAG ATCCAGGTGCTGGAAGCTCActgcgaggccatggagaaggaGATGAAGAACCTAGGTAATGAAAAGGGTGAGCTGAAGTGGGCCCTCGAGAGGAAGATGGACAAGCTGACCAAGCAGCAGATCAGAAGGCAGAGGAAGAGGGAGATGAAGGACCAGCACGTTCAGAACTTCATGGG CGAATGTCTCCAGGTAAATCAGAAACGAGAGGAAATCGTGGATCAGATACAGGACATCAGCCGAGAGACACAGCACATCAAGGCGACCATCCAGGGCCTGAGAGATGTGTGCCGCCTGGATACAGACAAGGCCCAG GCCATCTACGATCGCCTGCTGTCTTCCCTGGACCATTATCACAAGAGGATCGAAAGCCACGTCGTCCAGGGGAACGAAGACATCATGAAAATGAAAGCACATTACTAA
- the efcc1 gene encoding EF-hand and coiled-coil domain-containing protein 1 isoform X2 yields MDKTDAYDPYSRPARRTQWIVSTLAFHYGLDRGVENEIIVLATGLDQYLQEIFHHMDSQGDGKIPAEDFKILCQVLGLNKDCDLEECAGILENIPHEFTFRQFHAKLCGYFSTKAGCQYESGRLLVGRESEHIETQIRLRSPLRRRGKALSAGAKGRFSRGSSPTRDRHSSDCKQLGSCTRECYEEIVALEEAEDRIAKLEDENASLRELVEDMRAALQSSDARALALQVGLWKSHIKHSADGGCFISHQKVTVAQKDNGFSLQNFFREIELMRSSRDEQVKEAMFFNQKLEKELQRSQEALLSLEDSNRKLKREQAEMRKKVEDARQAVLSSLGKVKELEAKANHVPLLQRRIQQLESELLYFRSEVSKVKVPISRAGGPDFSGGSGTGRRCCLNTQQDRRSPTGRSEAAPENMEEQLFRSVEGQAASDEEEEKWTGKQQSQVDEVKRILTRLSCCGERCDDKAVRKLLSHFGGSRSEENQSAMVELLEKVTRLNKQLEIKETLARKAEMDMDQMKDSLLLELQQKAEETELLHMELQMLETERNVSRRSLGKILLSTLESCSDPQHGKAHILEVLNALYHELAACELLANAPLERTHSHQSLTNALLITC; encoded by the exons ATGGATAAAACAGACGCGTATGATCCGTACAGTCGACCTGCGCGCCGGACACAGTGGATCGTCAGTACCCTGGCTTTTCACTATGGATTAGATCGAGGcgttgaaaatgaaattatagTGCTGGCAACGGGTTTAGACCAGTATCTGCAGGAGATATTTCATCATATGGATAGCCAGGGCGACGGTAAGATCCCCGCCGaagattttaaaatactctGCCAAGTTTTGGGACTGAATAAGGATTGCGACCTGGAGGAGTGCGCTGGGATTTTGGAAAACATACCGCATGAGTTCACCTTCAGGCAGTTCCACGCCAAACTCTGCGGCTATTTCAGTACCAAAGCCGGGTGTCAGTACGAAAGCGGGAGGTTGCTTGTGGGCAGGGAAAGTGAGCATATAGAGACTCAGATCCGTCTGCGGAGCCCGTTGCGGCGCAGGGGGAAGGCGCTGTCGGCCGGCGCAAAGGGCAGATTCAGCAGGGGTTCTTCGCCCACCCGCGATCGGCACTCATCCGACTGCAAGCAACTGGGATCGTGCACCCGGGAGTGCTATGAGGAGATCGTGGCATTGGAGGAGGCCGAGGACAGAATCGCAAAACTGGAGGATGAAAACGCGAGTCTCAGAGAGCTGGTGGAGGACATGAGGGCGGCGCTGCAGAGTAGCGATGCCCGGGCTTTGGCTCTGCAG GTGGGACTTTGGAAGAGCCACATCAAACATTCTGCAGATGGAGGCTGCTTCATCAGCCACCAGAAGGTGACAGTGGCTCAGAAGGACAATGGCTTCAGCCTTCAGAACTTCTTTCGGGAGATTGAGCTGATGCGTAGCTCAAGGGACGAGCAGGTCAAGGAGGCCATGTTCTTCAACCAGAAACTAGAGAAGGAGCTACAGCGATCGCAGGAGGCCTTGCTCTCCCTGGAGGACAGCAACAGAAAGCTGAAACGGGAGCAGGCGGAGATGAGGAAGAAGGTGGAGGATGCCAGGCAGGCAGTGCTGAGCAGCCTTGGCAAAGTCAAGGAGCTGGAGGCCAAGGCCAATCACGTGCCTTTGCTCCAGCGTCGCATCCAGCAACTGGAGTCGGAGCTGCTGTACTTCAG GTCCGAGGTGTCCAAGGTGAAGGTCCCCATCAGCCGGGCAGGGGGACCTGACTTCAGCGGTGGCAGTGGTACAGGTCGGCGCTGCTGCCTGAACACGCAACAGGACCGGCGCTCCCCTACCGGCCGGTCCGAAGCAGCACCTGAAAACA TGGAAGAGCAGCTCTTCCGCTCAGTAGAGGGCCAAGCAGCATCTgacgaagaggaggagaagtggACGGGAAAGCAGCAGTCACAGGTGGATGAGGTGAAGAGGATCTTAACCAGGCTGTCCTGCTGCGGCGAGAG GTGTGACGACAAGGCTGTCAGAAAGCTACTGTCCCATTTTGGGGGCAGCAGGAGCGAGGAGAACCAGAGCGCCATGGTGGAGCTCCTGGAGAAGGTCACTCGGCTTAACAAACAGCTGGAGATAAAGGAGACCCTGGCACGCAAGGCTGAGATGGACATGGACCAG ATGAAGGACTCATTACTTCTGGAGCTCCAGCAGAAGGCTGAGGAGACAGAGCTGCTGCACATGGAGCTGCAGATGCTGGAGACGGAGCGG AATGTATCGAGAAGATCTCTGGGCAAGATCTTGTTAAGCACGTTGGAATCTTGCAGTGACCCACAACATG GGAAGGCACACATACTTGAGGTGCTGAACGCTCTTTATCATGAGCTTGCTGCATGTGAGCTTCTCGCCAATGCACCCCTGGAGCGAACACACAGTCATCAGTCCCTGACCAACGCCCTACTGATCACATGCTGA